From the genome of Argentina anserina chromosome 4, drPotAnse1.1, whole genome shotgun sequence, one region includes:
- the LOC126790568 gene encoding uncharacterized protein LOC126790568 → MSDHLVLYVDRLVRPVASQPPSEPAAEEAAARETEAGPSSSVAEAEEDGEEEPLIQTAECRICQDEDSVNNLETPCGCCGSLKYAHRKCVQHWCNEKGDIICEICHQPYQPDYTAPPRPHPDETTIEIGGWTLSGAPLSLDDPRILSITEADRQFLDTEYDEYAASDSSGAPFFRSVALILMALLILRHALRVTDNNSDDDTSAIFSLFLLRAAGFLLPCYIMAWAISILQRRQQRQEAAAMAATQVAFVLQSGQHGGLQFAVASSPPGTTAQQETA, encoded by the exons ATGAGCGACCACCTGGTGTTGTACGTCGACCGTCTCGTTCGCCCTGTGGCCTCGCAGCCGCCGTCCGAGCCTGCTGCTGAGGAGGCGGCGGCGAGGGAGACCGAGGCGGGGCCGTCGAGCTCGGTTGCGGAGGCGGAGGAGGACGGGGAGGAGGAGCCGCTGATTCAGACGGCGGAGTGCCGGATTTGCCAGGATGAGGATAGCGTGAATAATTTGGAAACTCCTTGCGGTTGTTGCGGCAGCCTCAAG TATGCTCATAGGAAGTGTGTTCAGCATTGGTGCAATGAGAAAGGAGATATTATATGTGAAATTTGCCATCAG CCTTACCAACCTGACTACACTGCACCTCCTCGTCCGCATCCTGACGAAACTACTATTGAAAT AGGAGGCTGGACACTCTCTGGAGCTCCTTTGAGTTTGGATGATCCGCGCATCTTATCAATTACAGAAGCAGACCGTCAGTTTCTGGATACTGAATATGATGAGTATGCTGCTTCAGACAGTAGTGGGGCTCCATTTTTCCGATCTGTTGCCTTAATT CTAATGGCGCTTCTTATCTTGCGACATGCATTGAGGGTCACAGATAATAATTCTGATGATGATACCTCTGCCATCTTCTCA CTCTTTCTGCTTCGAGCGGCTGGATTTCTTTTGCCCTGCTACATTATGGCTTGGGCGATTAGTATCTTGCAGCGTCGACAGCAAAGACAG GAAGCGGCAGCAATGGCAGCAACCCAAGTCGCTTTTGTTCTTCAATCTGGGCAACATGGGGGTCTGCAATTTGCGGTAGCATCAAGCCCCCCTGGAACGACTGCACAGCAAGAAACTGCCTAA